From the Corynebacterium zhongnanshanii genome, the window GATCGTTGCCGCCACATCTGCCGCGTACAGCAGCCACAGAATAGGAAATACCACCAAGCCCAAAAAAGCGCCCAGAGAAAGTCCAACGCGTAGCTCACGCCAAATCACGCGCACCACATCTCGCGGTCTCACCTCATTCACGGCGAGTGCACGCACCACCGATGAGGCCGCCTGAGAGCCAGCATTACCGCCCGTACCAATAATCATCGGCACGAAAACACTCAACACCACAATCGCTTCGAGTGTGGACTCGAAGGACTCCATCACGTTGATCGTTAAAAATGCTGCGAAAATAAGAACGATCAGCCACACGCCACGCTTCTTAGCCAAGGTGAACACAGTCGCATTCAAGTAAGGCTCATTCAGAGGCTCAGCACCACCGGCGCGATACGCATCCTCGGTGGCCTCTTCCTCCAGGACCTCCATGGCATCATCAACCGTTAAGAAGCCCAACAGGCGCTGCTCATCATCCACAATCGGCAACACCAGAAGGTCAGCCTCCTGCATCAAGCGCGCAGCAACCTCCTGGTCCACCACCGCGTTGACCTGATGCTTCTCCTCCAGGAGAAGCTCATCCATAATGGTTCCGTCGTTCGCCGCCACAATTGTGGACAAGTGAACCAGTCCCACGAGGCGCCGATTATTATCAGTGACGGCGATCGTTGGCATGGACACATGATGCGATTGCAACTTAGCCAGCGCCTCTTCGCGACTCACCGAACGATCGAGAACCGTGGGCGTCGGGGTCATAAGGCGACCCACTGACTCCTTGGGGTAACCCAGCAACGCCGAGGTACGCTTACGCTCCTGGTCATCCAAACCATCAAGCAGACGAGCTGCTACCTTGGCGGGCATCTCCTCGAGAACCTGGACACGGTCATCCACCTCGAGATTCTCGAACAACTCCTCCACATTCTCATGGCGCATCACTTCCAGAAGCTCCGCCTGGTGAGGTGGATCCAGATGCTCGAATACAGTGAGGGCGCGATCTTTCGGCAACAATCGAAACGCGACAACTTGGGATCTATGGGGCAAAAAGCCCAGCTCGCCGGCAATATCGACAGAACTCTGGGATGTAAGCCACTGCTTTACCCCCTTGAGATCATTCGCACTGATTAAATCTTGCAAATCTGGACCGGTAGTCATTCTCTACCCTCCTTTAGTGTAAGAATCCCACAACTGCCACGCAGTTAACGCAGCGATGATACCACAGGTAGCAGCAAAGGTGTAGTGTACCCAGGTGTTTTCACCCAGGAGAAGGAAGATAATAAAAGCAATCAGCACCACAAGGCGCATGATGCGAGAATAAAGGACAATCTGAGGATTCATACTTAACTCTTCTGGAGAACAAGAAGCACATCCAAGGTGCCCTGTTCCTCAATCTTTGCAGCAACAAACTCCGGGGTTTTTACACCAAAATCTAGACGATTAAAAGGAATATTTGCCGACAGGACAACATTGTCGCCAGTTCTCAGCACCTTGAAGGTAGCCGTCACCTGTTTCGTTTGACCATGGATATACAGATCCCCAGTCGCGGTAATTTCCCCGGTGGTGCCATCCTTAGGGAGTGATGACACGTCCACAGGATCCGTCAGAGTAAACGATGCCTCGGGAAACTCCTGTGTTTCCAGTATCTTCTTGCGCACATTAATGTCACGTTTTTCCACGTCACTACTAATGCCATCGACGCGGACACTCACAACTGCTTCGGTCAGCACATCATCGTGGACGGTGACATGCCCCTTAATGTTCTGCTCCTTGTGATTATCAGCGCGGCCAGATGTTTCCTTCGCTCCCGCTGGGAGCACCTCGTGGAACGTGTAGCCCACCTGGGACTGATTCGCGCCCTGGCCAGGGATGATCACCCAGGATCCGTTCATGTCCGTCGTTGCAGGATCACCACCCGTGCTGATGCTTGCGGTCCGGAGTCCTGGATTGCCGACGAACATGTTCACGATCGGACGCAGCGCAAACACTGCGCACAAAATGATGCCGATGGTTCCGAACGTGATGATGGCTTTACGCATGCCTCTTAGCCTAACGGGGTGGTGTTATGGATGCCTAATTAAACATGTTCCTTGACTCCTAGGTGATACGGAAGCGCTCCACCTTTCGGGCGAGGTCCAACAACTCGTTGGTTAACTCCTCCATAGCCTGTGGATCCTCGCCCTCGGACACGGCTGTGACAATGTCCTCTGCCGCACACCGCAACTCGAATAGCTGATCGTGGAGAGCATTGACAGCTGAGGGGCGCAGAATGATGGAGTCCTCTTCGATGCCCGTGTTCTTTAGCCGAGCGCGCTGCTCGTAGGCGCGCTGCCGGCAGGACTGCCCACAATATTTGCGATGACGGCCCTTAGGGTTGGGCTGCACTTCCCTGCCGCACCATGCGCACGGAACAGGCTTGCGTCGGGCTCCTCGCCTCTTCGCGAAGGGCTGCCCGAAAGGGCTGAGATCAGATGATGCCTGGGTCTGTCCAGCGGCTCGGCCAGCGTCTTCTCGTGTCTGCGGAGAGCGAGAGCCGGACGCCGCAGAAGCGTAAGTATCGATAGCGTCTGACGAAGGGGAAGAATCTGAAGAAAAAGAAGAATTGGCAGCCACGGGAACAAATTCTACGCGTCGTACGTTGAATAGGGGTGTGAAGGGCTCCTCTACCCCATCACCCGGTAGACTATGGGAGCTGAATAATTGATGCGTGAAACATCGCAGACGCAACAAACACGAGGAGTGTGAGGTTCACAATGGCAGATCGCGTACTGCGCGGAAGTCGTATGGGTGCAGTGTCCTATGAAACGGATCGCGACCACGACCTGGCTCCACGCCGCATGGTGAAGTACCGCACCGACAATGGCGAGGTCTACGAAGTTCCCTTCGCCGATGATGCGGAAATCCCTCAAGAGTGGATGTGCAAAAACGGCCAGCTTGGTGTGCTCGTGGAAGGCGATGGCCAGGAATCCAAGCCTGTGAAGCCACCACGTACCCACTGGGACATGCTGTGCGAGCGCCGCAGCATCGAAGAGCTGGAAGTTCTCCTGGATGAGCGTTTGGAGCTTCTGCGCAAGCGTCGTCGTAATGCCGTGAAGCTGCTGAAGGAACAAGAGTCAGGATCCTCCCGCTAGGACACGCAGCGCACTCAAGGCATCTCAAAAGCATCGCTGCACAGAGCGATACACGCTCACAACCAACAGCAAACCCCTCCCGCCTGAGATAACAGGCCGGAGGGGTTT encodes:
- the mgtE gene encoding magnesium transporter, translated to MTTGPDLQDLISANDLKGVKQWLTSQSSVDIAGELGFLPHRSQVVAFRLLPKDRALTVFEHLDPPHQAELLEVMRHENVEELFENLEVDDRVQVLEEMPAKVAARLLDGLDDQERKRTSALLGYPKESVGRLMTPTPTVLDRSVSREEALAKLQSHHVSMPTIAVTDNNRRLVGLVHLSTIVAANDGTIMDELLLEEKHQVNAVVDQEVAARLMQEADLLVLPIVDDEQRLLGFLTVDDAMEVLEEEATEDAYRAGGAEPLNEPYLNATVFTLAKKRGVWLIVLIFAAFLTINVMESFESTLEAIVVLSVFVPMIIGTGGNAGSQAASSVVRALAVNEVRPRDVVRVIWRELRVGLSLGAFLGLVVFPILWLLYAADVAATISLTIVFICGWACIVGGVLPLVAKKLKVDPAVFSTPVVSTLVDATGLIIYFTIANIILADQIAAAMS
- a CDS encoding YceI family protein — encoded protein: MRKAIITFGTIGIILCAVFALRPIVNMFVGNPGLRTASISTGGDPATTDMNGSWVIIPGQGANQSQVGYTFHEVLPAGAKETSGRADNHKEQNIKGHVTVHDDVLTEAVVSVRVDGISSDVEKRDINVRKKILETQEFPEASFTLTDPVDVSSLPKDGTTGEITATGDLYIHGQTKQVTATFKVLRTGDNVVLSANIPFNRLDFGVKTPEFVAAKIEEQGTLDVLLVLQKS
- a CDS encoding RNA polymerase-binding protein RbpA, translated to MADRVLRGSRMGAVSYETDRDHDLAPRRMVKYRTDNGEVYEVPFADDAEIPQEWMCKNGQLGVLVEGDGQESKPVKPPRTHWDMLCERRSIEELEVLLDERLELLRKRRRNAVKLLKEQESGSSR